One window of the Primulina eburnea isolate SZY01 chromosome 18, ASM2296580v1, whole genome shotgun sequence genome contains the following:
- the LOC140819810 gene encoding probable inactive receptor kinase At2g26730, with the protein MNRVRVWLVFQALFLLLCMTNSETAEVRDALVMFLEKLNPQDVNGRENWGWNTSSDPCNGSWKGVTCYANSQTIKKIVLEELNLTGILNASSLCVTKALTVLSLSSNSIVGEFPEEISRCNRLTHVYLHGNKFSGNLPASLSNLSNLKRIDVSDNMFSGEIPNVSRISGLLSFLAENNKLSGGVPEFDLNLEEFNVSNNNLNGSIPNVGDKFNESSFLGNPGLCGMPLSNACPLLPPAKKTGSPKKDHFLYAACAAIGLVIVSLIAFKLIKSRKYKEKKRTANKGFQEDNTNEKVSSTSSESKATGGKTSEFSVTSHETGKGSSSLVTLSNPIANGLKFEDLLRSPAELIGRGRRGTLYKVILEDGSTLAVKRFRDWDVSRADFKKRMQRIDDVKHPNVMPLVAFYCSRQEKLVVYEFQQNGSLFNLLHGSQNGQSFDWGSRMSIAAKISEALAFMHGMLQACGIAHGNLKSSNILLSDKMEPFISEYGLREVENQDHLVLAEIESFQENNSTRGTTRKNAFKADIYSFGIILLELLTGKLVQNNAFELARWVNSAIREEWTVEVFDKALVSEGASEEKMVDLLQVALKCINSLTEARPNMREIADMINSVHEYEEKSIYSDP; encoded by the exons ATGAATCGAGTGCGTGTATGGTTAGTTTTCCAGGCATTGTTTCTTCTGTTGTGCATGACAAACTCGGAAACAGCAGAAGTGAGGGATGCATTGGTCATGTTCTTGGAAAAACTTAACCCCCAAGACGTTAATGGAAGAGAAAACTGGGGTTGGAATACTAGTTCAGATCCCTGCAATGGAAGTTGGAAAGGGGTGACTTGTTACGCTAATTCGCAAACCATCAAGAAAATAGTTCTTGAAGAACTCAACCTCACAGGGATACTTAATGCTTCCTCTCTTTGTGTTACAAAAGCTCTCACAGTTTTGAGTCTCAGCTCTAATAGTATTGTTGGAGAATTCCCAGAGGAGATATCAAGATGCAACAGGCTGACACATGTGTATCTGCATGGAAATAAATTTTCAGGAAATCTTCCTGCATCTCTCTCGAATTTGAGCAATCTAAAGAGGATTGATGTATCAGACAATATGTTTTCTGGTGAAATCCCGAATGTGTCAAGAATCTCCGGTTTGCTATCTTTTCTTGCAGAAAACAATAAGCTCAGTGGCGGTGTACCAGAGTTTGATTTAAATCTCGAAGAGTTCAACGTCTCTAACAACAATCTCAATGGCTCAATTCCTAATGTTGGAGATAAATTCAATGAAAGCAGCTTTTTAGGCAATCCTGGATTGTGTGGAATGCCGTTGTCTAATGCTTGCCCTCTCCTGCCTCCAGCTAAAAAGACAGGCTCCCCTAAGAAAGATCATTTTCTCTACGCTGCATGTGCCGCAATTGGACTCGTTATTGTGAGCCTGATTGCTTTCAAACTGATCAAGAGTAGAAAATATAAAGAGAAGAAAAGAACCGCTAACAAAGGCTTTCAAGAAGACAACACAAATGAGAAGGTAAGCAGCACATCCAGTGAGTCAAAGGCTACTGGTGGAAAAACCTCTGAATTTTCTGTAACATCACATGAAACTGGAAAGGGCTCATCATCACTTGTAACTCTCTCAAATCCAATAGCAAATGGGCTCAAATTCGAGGACTTGCTTCGATCTCCAGCTGAGTTGATAGGGAGAGGCAGGCGTGGAACCCTCTATAAGGTGATACTAGAGGATGGTTCGACTCTAGCCGTGAAGAGATTCAGGGATTGGGATGTTTCAAGGGCTGATTTCAAGAAGAGGATGCAGCGGATAGATGACGTTAAGCATCCGAACGTGATGCCTCTGGTCGCCTTTTATTGCTCTAGACAAGAAAAACTCGTGGTTTATGAATTTCAACAGAATGGAAGTCTCTTCAACCTTCTTCATG GATCCCAAAATGGCCAATCATTTGACTGGGGAAGCAGAATGAGCATAGCTGCCAAAATATCCGAGGCATTGGCTTTTATGCATGGAATGCTCCAAGCTTGTGGAATAGCTCATGGAAACCTGAAATCCTCCAACATTTTACTCAGTGACAAAATGGAGCCCTTTATAAGTGAATACGGTCTGAGAGAGGTTGAAAATCAAGACCATTTGGTTCTTGCTGAAATCGAAAGTTTTCAAGAAAACAATTCTACCAGAGGAACTACCCGAAAAAATGCCTTCAAGGCAGATATCTACAGTTTCGGCATAATCCTTCTCGAGCTCCTAACGGGAAAACTAGTCCAGAACAATGCATTTGAACTAGCCAGGTGGGTTAATTCTGCCATAAGAGAAGAATGGACGGTTGAAGTTTTCGATAAAGCACTAGTTTCAGAAGGTGCAAGTGAGGAAAAAATGGTGGATTTGCTGCAGGTCGCTCTGAAGTGCATCAATTCTTTAACTGAAGCGAGGCCAAACATGAGGGAAATTGCCGACATGATAAATTCTGTGCACGAATATGAAGAGAAATCTATTTATTCTGATCCTTGA
- the LOC140819979 gene encoding protease Do-like 9 codes for MCKETRLKRKRGRGAESRPPVAAALDHGNDSSPSVAAVSSDNDVVFSVSNVELINPSSPKASHHHFRRRGRPRKSPIPDPPATSKTLSIPAPSIPNGSLSAALINEDNAVARVVPAMDSVVKVFCVHTEPNFSLPWQRKRQCSSSSSGFVIKGRRVLTNAHSVEHYTQVKLKKRGSDTKYVATVLAIGTECDIAMLTVEDDEFWEGVSPVQFGDLPALQDAVTVVGYPIGGDTISVTSGVVSRIEILSYVHGSTELLGLQIDAAINSGNSGGPAFNDKGNCVGIAFQSLKHEDVENIGYVIPTPVIMHFIQDYAKNGSYTGFPILGVEWQKMENPDLRLSMGMKSDQKGVRIRRIDPTAPEFKFLKPSDIILSFDGVDIANDGTVPFRHRERIGFSYLVSQKYTEDSAVIKVLRNSEILKFDVKLGTHRRLIPAHNKGRPPSYYIIAGFVFTTVSVPYFRSEYGKDYEYEAPVKLLDKLLHEMPQSPDEQIVVVSQVLVADINIGYEDIVNTQVLAFNGQPVKNLKSLARMVESCNDEFLKFDLEYQQIVVLQTKTAKAATLDILATHCIPSATSDDLKN; via the exons ATGTGCAAGGAAACCAGATTAAAAAGGAAGCGCGGCCGCGGCGCCGAATCCCGGCCGCCTGTGGCCGCCGCACTCGACCACGGAAATGATTCCTCTCCCTCCGTCGCCGCTGTCTCCTCCGACAATGACGTTGTATTTTCAGTCAGCAACGTGGAGCTCATCAACCCTAGTTCTCCCAAAGCCTCCCACCACCACTTCCGACGCCGGGGCCGCCCCAGAAAAAGCCCGATTCCCGATCCTCCTGCAACTTCGAAAACCCTGTCAATACCCGCTCCATCTATCCCTAATGGGTCGTTGTCAGCTGCGCTGATTAACGAGGATAATGCGGTGGCTAGGGTTGTTCCCGCCATGGACTCCGTGGTTAAGGTATTTTGTGTTCATACGGAGCCAAATTTCTCTTTGCCATGGCAGAGGAAAAGGCAGTGCAGTTCGAGTAGTAGTGGGTTTGTTATAAAAGGGCGGAGAGTTTTAACCAATGCCCATTCCGTGGAGCATTATACACAGGTTAAGTTGAAGAAGAGAGGCTCAGATACCAAGTATGTGGCTACCGTGCTTGCCATAGGGACGGAATGTGACATTG CCATGCTTACGGTGGAAGATGATGAATTCTGGGAAGGGGTTTCACCTGTACAATTTGGGGATTTGCCTGCACTACAAGATGCTGTGACAGTTGTAGGCTATCCAATTGGAGGTGACACTATCTCTGTAACAAGTGGAGTTGTGTCACGGATAGAGATCCTTTCTTATGTTCATGGATCCACTGAACTTCTGGGGTTACAG atTGATGCTGCTATTAACTCTGGGAATTCCGGTGGACCTGCTTTTAATGATAAGGGAAATTGTGTTGGTATTGCATTTCAATCACTCAAGCATGAAGACGTGGAGAATATTGGTTATGTGATACCGACACCAGTCATCATGCACTTTATACAAGATTATGCTAAGAATGGATCATATACTG GTTTCCCCATTCTTGGGGTTGAGTGGCAAAAGATGGAAAATCCGGACTTGCGGTTGTCCATGGGGATGAAATCTGATCAGAAGGGTGTTCGTATAAGAAGAATTGACCCCACTGCTCCAGAATTCAAGTTTTTGAAGCCTTCAGATATCATTCTCAGCTTTGATGGAGTTGATATTGCGAATGATGGAACTG TTCCATTTAGGCACAGAGAGCGTATAGGTTTTAGCTATCTTGTTTCCCAGAAATACACCGAAGATAGTGCCGTGATTAAAGTTCTTCGTAATTCTGAAATTCTTAAGTTCGATGTTAAGCTTGGTACTCATAGAAGGTTGATTCCAGCTCACAACAAGGGAAGACCTCCCTCTTATTATATCATCGCTGGATTTGTTTTTACCACTGTTTCTGTTCCGTATTTTCGTTCCGAG TATGGAAAGGATTATGAGTATGAAGCTCCAGTGAAGTTACTGGACAAACTCTTACATGAGATGCCTCAATCTCCAGATGAACAAATTGTTGTGGTTTCACAG GTGCTTGTTGCTGACATCAATATTGGATATGAAGATATCGTCAATACTCAG GTACTTGCTTTTAATGGTCAACCTGTGAAGAATCTGAAAAGCTTAGCCAGAATGGTAGAAAGCTGCAATGATGAATTCTTGAAATTTGATTTAGAATACCAGCAG ATTGTAGTTCTCCAAACAAAGACCGCGAAAGCAGCGACTTTGGACATACTTGCCACACATTGTATACCATCAGCAACGTCAGATGATCTAAAGAATTGA